Proteins encoded by one window of Cannabis sativa cultivar Pink pepper isolate KNU-18-1 chromosome 4, ASM2916894v1, whole genome shotgun sequence:
- the LOC133037021 gene encoding uncharacterized protein LOC133037021, whose translation MIPGEGRTYLSLDSICKASINTNEEDLFYPTEFLHSLKFNGIPNHDINLKEGAPVMLLRNLNQTEGLCNGTRLIVTHLGKWSIRGDIISGTNIGQNVTIPRIIMSPNESKWPFKLNRRQLPLAPCFAMTINKSQGQSLKDVGLYLPKQVFTHGQLYVAVSRVTTREGLIIINVDNEMEDPTFIKNIVYKEVFQNTLSSSHKRKEKQ comes from the exons ATGATACCAGGAGAAGGGAGGACTTATTTAAGCTTAGACAGTATATGCAAAGCAAGCATAAACACAAATGAAGAGGATCTTTTCTATCCAACTGAGTTTTTGCATAGTTTGAAATTTAATGGCATCCCAAATCATGACATAAACCTAAAGGAAGGTGCTCCAGTAATGCTCCTCAGAAATTTAAATCAAACAGAAGGTTTATGCAATGGCACAAGACTGATTGTCACCCACCTTGGTAAATGGTCAATTAGAGGTGATATCATCTCAGGAACAAACATTGGTCAAAATGTAACAATACCAAGAATAATCATGTCCCCGAATGAATCCAAGTGGCCATTCAAGCTTAATAGAAGACAACTCCCGTTGGCACCATGCTTTGCCATGACTATCAATAAAAGCCAAGGACAATCACTCAAAGATGTCGGATTGTATCTTCCTAAGCAAGTATTCACTCATGGCCAATTATATGTCGCGGTATCTCGAGTCACTACAAGAGAAGGATTGATTATAATAAATGTTGATAATGAGATGGAAGACCCAACATTCATCAAGAATATCGTGTACAaagaagtatttcaaaatacTCTGTCATCATCCCACAAAAGAAAG GAAAAGCagtaa
- the LOC115710713 gene encoding uncharacterized protein LOC115710713, which yields MAIEEERFRYVRKYQNKLRTRLYSGLMDAIHRGDSDCTKVGKTIILPSSHTGGPRYRAQNYQDAMAICKWAGYPDLFLTFTCNPKWPEIKDMLNLIGQKDDENRVDIICRVFQIKLFQLMQDLKQEQPFKKIIACVYTIEFQKRGLPHAHILLFLDPTMKNPSAAHIDKIISAEIPDINVDPDGYNAVKKFMIHGPCGKLNANSPCMMKDKCTKHFPKKFNDQTTIDIDGFPIYKRRNTGIHVEKKHVLLDNRYVVPYHRNLIVKFDAHINVELCNYSRSIKYLFKYVHKGSDRTTATMESIDTTEEIDEIKTYLDCRYISATEACWRIFQFDIHYRKPSVERLPFHLPGEHTVIFGEDKCTEDVLATPGVDKTKFTEWLETNKNNEDARELAYSDFPTFWVWNSKDKIWTRRKHGVAIGRIYFAHPSTGERFYMRMLLNFVKGCTSYESIRTVNGVTYSTFKGACYALGLLDDDKEWIDCLTEAAIWATGNELRHLFVTILIHCQVSDAAKLWQSNYTTLSEDIVTLQRKRFRIKDLQLNDQQVEAYTLFEIESIMQKMGKSLKDIDGMPLPNSSLMRESGNRLVNEELAYDREKLKILHDKSFAVLNPSQKSAYEAILQSVENEEGHLFFISGHGGTGKTFLWNTLIAKLRSESKIVLPVVTSGIAALLLPNGRTAHSRFHIPLEVSAESTCEIRHGTLLSELLMKTSLIIWDEAPMANKYCFEALDKTLRDILRTRYENSTTKPFGGLTIICGGDFRQILPVVPKGTRADIVDASLNSSYLWPFFKIYELNQNMRLYNGSVDEYEVAKIASFDKWLLQIGDGSLYDDIDRELIKIPSDIYKKPSNDPMNSMVEAIYPSLLHNYSDPTYLKERAILTPKK from the exons ATGgcaattgaagaagaaagatttCGCTATGTACGAAAGTACCAAAATAAACTAAGAACTCGCCTTTACTCTGGTTTAATGGATGCTATTCATCGAGGTGATTCAGATTGTACAAAAGTCGGAAAAACAATTATCCTGCCTTCATCACATACAGGGGGACCACGATATAGAGCACAAAATTATCAAGATGCAATGGCCATTTGTAAATGGGCAGGATATCCTGATTTGTTCTTAACTTTCACTTGCAACCCAAAATGGCCAGAAATAAAGGATATGCTCAATTTAATTGGACAGAAAGATGATGAGAATCGGGTTGATATCATATGCAGAGTCTTTCAGATAAAGTTATTCCAACTAATGCAAGACCTCAAACAAGAACAAccgtttaaaaaaataattgcat GTGTCTACACAATTGAGTTCCAGAAAAGAGGTTTACCTCATGCACACATACTACTTTTCTTGGATCCAACAATGAAAAATCCTTCGGCAGCCCatattgataaaataataagtgCAGAAATCCCAGACATCAATGTCGATCCTGATGGCTATAATGCAGTAAAAAAGTTTATGATTCATGGACCATGTGGAAAGCTCAATGCAAATTCTCCATGTATGATGAAAGACAAGTGCACGAAACATTTCCCCAAAAAATTCAATGATCAAACTACAATCGACATAGATGGCTTTCCAATCTACAAAAGGAGAAATACAG GTATTCATGTTGAAAAGAAACATGTCTTATTAGATAATCGTTACGTGGTCCCTTATCATAGAAACTTAATAGTCAAATTCGATGCACATATTAATGTCGAGCTTTGCAATTACTCAAGGTCCATCAAGTACCTTTTCAAGTATGTCCATAAAGGGTCTGACAGAACAACTGCAACGATGGAATCTATCGACACCACAGAAGAGATAGACGAGATTAAAACATATCTTGACTGCAGATACATATCGGCAACTGAAGCTTGCTGGAGAATCTTCCAATTCGACATACATTATCGAAAGCCATCAGTTGAAAGATTACCATTCCATTTACCCGGAGAGCATACAGTAATATTCGGAGAAGATAAGTGCACCGAAGATGTCTTGGCCACACCTGGAGTAGATAAAACAAAGTTTACTGAATGGTTAGAGACAAACAAAAATAACGAGGATGCCCGAGAGCTAGCTTATTCTGATTTCCCTACATTTTGGGTTTGGAATTCGAAAGATAAAATATGGACAAGAAGAAAACATGGAGTTGCAATTGGAAGAATATACTTTGCACACCCTTCAACAGGAGAACGCTTCTACATGAGGATGctattaaattttgttaaagGATGCACTTCTTATGAAAGTATTAGAACGGTGAATGGAGTGACATATTCAACTTTCAAGGGTGCATGTTATGCTTTGGGATTATTAGATGATGATAAAGAATGGATTGACTGCTTGACTGAAGCTGCAATTTGGGCTACTGGAAATGAATTAAGGCATCTTTTTGTAACAATCCTCATTCATTGTCAGGTTTCTGATGCGGCAAAACTTTGGCAATCAAACTACACTACATTGTCAGAAGACATTGTTACATTACAAAGAAAAAGATTTAGAATTAAGGATCTTCAACTAAATGATCAACAAGTTGAAGCATACACATTGTTTGAAATTGAAAGTATCATgcaaaagatgggaaaaagttTGAAAGACATAGATGGAATGCCCCTGCCTAATTCGTCTTTGATGAGAGAATCGGGTAATAGATTGGTAAATGAAGAATTGGCTTATGATAGAGAGAAATTAAAAATCCTCCATGACAAATCATTTGCTGTTCTAAATCCTTCTCAAAAATCAGCTTATGAAGCAATACTACAATCTGTAGAGAATGAAGAAggtcatttattttttatcagTGGACATGGTGGTACAGGCAAAACATTTCTATGGAATACACTTATTGCAAAACTCAGATCAGAATCGAAAATAGTCTTGCCAGTTGTAACTTCAGGCATAGCAGCTTTGTTATTGCCTAATGGCAGGACCGCTCATTCGCGGTTTCATATTCCCTTGGAGGTTTCAGCTGAGTCAACTTGTGAAATTCGACATGGAACCCTACTATCTGAACTCTTGATGAAGACTTCATTGATCATTTGGGATGAAGCACCCATGGCAAATAAGTATTGCTTTGAAGCTTTAGATAAGACCTTAAGAGATATTCTAAGAACAAGGTATGAGAATAGCACTACCAAACCTTTTGGAGGACTTACAATAATATGCGGAGGAGATTTTCGGCAAATATTGCCAGTTGTACCAAAGGGTACAAGAGCAGATATTGTTGACGCATCTCTTAATTCATCCTACCTATGgccattttttaaaatatatgagctGAACCAAAATATGAGGCTCTATAATGGAAGTGTCGATGAATATGAGGTTGCTAAAATAGCCTCTTTTGACAAATGGTTGTTGCAGATTGGGGATGGTTCATTATATGATGACATTGATAGAGAACTTATTAAAATTCCATCTGATATCTATAAAAAACCATCTAATGATCCCATGAATTCTATGGTCGAAGCTATCTACCCTTCACTATTGCATAATTATAGTGACCCAACCTATTTGAAAGAAAGAGCAATACTAACTCCAAAAAAATGA
- the LOC115723555 gene encoding uncharacterized protein LOC115723555, producing the protein MEYSFLQDLNNDNDSWMIRIRICRIWESTNTKKNDELISLDMIFIDEKENVMHATIRKIFVSKFKNLLSEGSLYSVKNFKVIPSTGEYRPVSTAYKIIFHRNTLVMKLEEGSIKIPTHGFQFISQNLIDSRVNDHTILSDVVGCLCGVGDLEIVSGVTSKITLWGKLAEMFDTNVYKKDEGPFIVIVTSTTIKQFQGEKSFSSTSATQLYINLEIDYVASLIERFSTVVNGVQDIGSSNVNKISLEEEMFINRMSIKELLEAEWDDKLKEYKVTIKAKIIGIDTTFGWYKIHIKVKDKSGETTFVLFNVIAEKLLDTSVKKLLPTNNNDVPDVIQALRGKDFVYKLRLNDYNLRDGYENFTVSKIFEPNDILEQAHESKKEKDCNLEDEDIDNTHVTGAGESRKRKLLILDDEDEEAGDNVEDENN; encoded by the exons ATGGAGTATTCTTTTCTTCAAGACTTGAACAACGACAATGATAGTTGGATGATAAGGATTAGAATTTGTAGAATATGGGAGTCTACTAACACCAAGAAGAATgatgaattaattagtttagaCATGATTTTCATTGATGAGAAG GAAAATGTTATGCATGCTACAATTCGGAAGATTTTTGTCTCCAAGTTTAAAAATCTTTTGAGTGAGGGTTCTTTATATAGTGTGAAGAATTTCAAGGTTATTCCAAGTACAGGAGAGTATAGGCCTGTTTCAACTGcgtacaaaattatttttcatcgtAATACTTTAGTGATGAAGTTAGAAGAAGGAAGCATTAAGATTCCGACTCATGGATTTCAATTCATATCTCAAAATTTGATTGATTCACGTGTTAATGACCACACAATCCTCTCAG ATGTTGTTGGATGTTTATGTGGTGTGGGAGACCTTGAAATTGTTAGTGGAG TCACTTCAAAAATTACTTTATGGGGTAAGTTGGCGGAGATGTTTGATACGAATGTGTACAAAAAAGATGAGGGCCCTTTTATTGTGATAGTAACTTCTACGACAATTAAACAATTTCAAG GTGAAAAAAGTTTTTCTTCAACAAGTGCTACCCAATTATACATAAATCTAGAAATAGATTATGTAGCATCTTTAATTGAGCGATTTTCAACTGTCGTTAATGGGGTGCAAGATATTGGAAGCTCAAATGTGAATAAGATATCACTTGAGGAAGAGATGTTCATCAATCGGATGAGCATTAAAGAACTGCTAGAGGCTGAATGGGATGATAAATTGAAG GAATACAAAGTTACTATAAAGGCAAAGATTATTGGAATAGATACCACATTTGGATG GtacaaaattcatataaaagTAAAGGATAAAAGTGGGGAGACAACTTTTGTCTTATTCAATGTTATAGCTGAAAAATTACTTGACACATCAGTGAAGAAGCTATTACCTACAAATAACAATGATGTTCCTGATGTGATTCAAGCACTGCGTGGAAAGGATTTTGTCTACAAATTAAGATTGAATGATTATAATTTGagagatggatatgaaaatttCACCGTTTCTAAGATTTTTGAGCCAAATGATATATTAGAGCAAGCACATGAATCGAAGAAGGAGAAG GATTGTAATTTGGAAGATGAAGATATTGACAACACACATGTTACTGGTGCCGGTGAAAGTAGAAAGAGAAAACTCCTCATtcttgatgatgaagatgaagaagctGGTGATAatgttgaagatgaaaataattag